One genomic window of Funiculus sociatus GB2-C1 includes the following:
- a CDS encoding IS1634 family transposase has translation MNQPQEIQVQNLDHLGLVAGIIDQIGLVEQVNQLVGEQPGEIVSPGQVVKAIILNGLGFVSAPLYLFCSFFKGKATEHLIGEGVKAEHLNDDRLGRVMDKLYTKGLSQVFTLVALAAAKKYRVSTKSSHLDSSSFHVHGKYENKLPKVALMSGEFNPDDIKGSEAGETIVPNPIEITYGYSRDHRPDLKQFILDLICSGDGDVPLFLRVADGNEADNAVFAQILCEFKKQLTIDSLMVADSALYSAPNLVVMKNLKWLCRVPLTIKEAKELVSQLPDQQLSNSTRQGYRYAQHKSNYGGIEQRWLVVESEARRQADLLKLEQLVSKFQKEAQKKLQGLCEDEFTCPLAAIEVAQRFGKKLKYHRLTDIQAVEFPVDLSKKESIPGASGKITYLVRASLEQDKSVIEQEKRRAGRF, from the coding sequence ATGAACCAACCTCAAGAAATTCAAGTGCAAAACCTAGACCACTTGGGTCTAGTGGCAGGAATCATCGATCAAATTGGATTGGTAGAGCAGGTTAATCAACTGGTAGGTGAGCAACCCGGTGAAATAGTCAGTCCTGGGCAAGTAGTCAAAGCGATAATTCTTAACGGGTTGGGTTTTGTGTCAGCTCCGTTGTATCTGTTTTGTAGTTTTTTTAAAGGGAAAGCGACAGAACATTTAATTGGAGAAGGAGTCAAAGCAGAGCATCTTAATGACGACCGTTTGGGAAGAGTCATGGACAAACTCTACACAAAGGGACTGTCGCAAGTGTTCACATTAGTTGCCTTGGCAGCGGCGAAAAAATATAGAGTATCAACCAAGAGTAGTCATCTAGACTCATCCTCATTTCATGTGCATGGGAAGTATGAGAATAAGCTCCCAAAAGTTGCTTTGATGAGTGGGGAGTTTAATCCAGATGATATAAAGGGGTCAGAGGCTGGGGAGACAATAGTCCCTAATCCCATAGAGATTACTTACGGTTACTCGCGTGACCATAGACCTGACCTCAAACAGTTCATTTTAGACTTGATTTGTAGTGGAGATGGGGATGTCCCCTTATTCTTGAGAGTAGCGGATGGCAACGAAGCCGATAATGCAGTGTTTGCTCAAATCTTATGTGAGTTTAAGAAACAGTTGACTATAGATAGTCTCATGGTGGCTGATAGCGCTTTATACAGCGCTCCGAATTTAGTGGTGATGAAAAATTTGAAATGGCTTTGTCGGGTACCTTTAACAATAAAAGAAGCCAAAGAACTCGTATCTCAACTCCCAGATCAGCAGTTGAGCAACAGCACAAGACAAGGCTACCGCTATGCCCAACACAAAAGCAATTATGGCGGAATAGAACAAAGGTGGTTAGTGGTAGAAAGCGAAGCGCGGCGGCAAGCCGACCTACTTAAGCTAGAACAACTTGTCTCTAAGTTCCAAAAAGAAGCACAAAAGAAGTTACAAGGATTATGTGAAGATGAATTTACTTGTCCACTGGCGGCGATTGAGGTAGCCCAACGATTTGGGAAGAAACTAAAATATCACAGGTTAACTGATATCCAAGCTGTAGAATTCCCTGTGGACTTGAGCAAAAAAGAATCCATACCAGGGGCAAGTGGGAAGATTACCTATCTTGTTCGAGCTAGCCTCGAACAAGATAAGAGCGTAATTGAGCAAGAAAAGCGGCGTGCTGGACGGTTTG
- a CDS encoding transposase produces the protein MLPCDSLGCGMWVLPKRNRTTLRDYDKDLYKARHLIENFFATLKQYRAIATRYDKRAKNFLGAIYLAASVIWLN, from the coding sequence ATTTTGCCATGTGACAGTTTAGGGTGCGGAATGTGGGTTCTACCTAAGCGCAATCGCACTACTCTTCGTGATTATGACAAGGACTTGTACAAAGCACGGCATCTCATTGAAAACTTCTTTGCCACACTCAAGCAATACCGGGCGATTGCGACACGCTACGATAAGCGGGCTAAGAATTTTCTGGGTGCAATTTATCTTGCTGCTTCCGTTATCTGGCTTAATTGA
- a CDS encoding alkaline phosphatase D family protein gives MTPQNLNFYDPDERPWPNPRLNCATIIGHTTTTSVRLWFRASEPGNYWLVVSPRPIPTNGTLQIITDKNSLRLQLTTPHLSQDIPTANIVSLQLEQEHDLTGVVDLENLQPDTRYYYALIHPNRDKPWELGTEEKLSFQTFPEHPTEVNFGMYSCHMPYDEHKLINMEMWETFSKELSDANARFIIGTGDQVYVDGEGAKQLNVWDWLKKVKQHKPSRNDMISWYRDIYRGYWGIPEVQQLFQSFPMYMIWDDHEIMDGWGSYTRNELAAQLDTSWQLRNPNEHLRLVNEMFQAAKQVYYEYEHSHNPPTDTNIDQFDYQFNCGFSASYVLDMRAHHDYNRQEFRLLGVEQWNRFETWVNSQYSSEARILFIVSPVPVVHFNSFIVNSLDIPYWKYTDDFRDHWEHDSNWTERNLLLGKVFEWSQKTKQMAVFLSGDVHMGAAFKLSHEQFPAARVFQLTSSGIAYAGLGKFGLKVLENLVKDQGCLGDNKDNVPYKFQNLYLCLRNNFSIIRVKQMADGELSVIYDLFSSDKDNAKIENKRIELI, from the coding sequence TTGACACCGCAAAATCTAAATTTTTATGATCCTGATGAGCGTCCCTGGCCCAATCCTCGTCTCAATTGTGCCACCATAATTGGACATACTACCACTACCAGCGTCCGTCTGTGGTTCCGAGCTTCTGAGCCTGGAAATTACTGGCTAGTTGTTTCTCCCCGTCCCATACCAACCAACGGCACCCTGCAAATAATCACCGATAAAAATTCACTCCGGTTGCAATTAACTACCCCACATCTTAGCCAAGACATTCCCACTGCTAACATTGTCTCACTTCAACTAGAACAAGAGCATGACTTAACGGGTGTAGTAGACCTAGAAAATCTCCAACCCGACACCCGCTATTACTACGCCTTAATTCACCCCAACCGAGACAAACCTTGGGAACTGGGAACTGAAGAAAAACTATCATTTCAAACCTTCCCAGAACATCCCACAGAAGTCAACTTTGGGATGTACAGTTGCCATATGCCCTACGACGAACATAAGCTGATAAATATGGAAATGTGGGAAACTTTTTCTAAAGAGTTATCTGATGCTAATGCTCGTTTTATTATCGGTACTGGCGACCAAGTATATGTAGATGGAGAAGGTGCTAAACAATTAAATGTATGGGATTGGCTGAAGAAAGTAAAACAGCACAAACCCTCTCGCAATGACATGATTTCCTGGTATCGAGACATTTACCGGGGTTACTGGGGAATACCCGAAGTCCAACAACTTTTTCAAAGTTTCCCCATGTACATGATTTGGGATGACCATGAAATCATGGATGGCTGGGGTTCTTATACACGCAACGAATTAGCAGCGCAGTTAGACACTTCATGGCAATTGCGAAATCCCAACGAACATCTGCGACTGGTGAATGAAATGTTTCAAGCTGCAAAGCAAGTTTATTACGAATACGAACATTCTCACAACCCGCCTACCGACACCAACATTGACCAATTCGATTATCAGTTTAACTGCGGTTTTTCTGCTTCTTATGTATTAGATATGAGGGCGCATCACGATTACAATCGTCAAGAATTTCGTCTTTTAGGTGTTGAACAATGGAATCGCTTTGAAACATGGGTAAATTCACAATATAGTTCTGAAGCACGCATCTTATTTATTGTGTCACCAGTGCCAGTAGTTCACTTTAATAGTTTTATAGTCAACAGCTTAGATATCCCTTATTGGAAATATACCGATGATTTTAGAGATCATTGGGAGCATGACTCTAACTGGACGGAACGAAATCTCCTTTTAGGGAAAGTGTTTGAATGGTCGCAAAAAACAAAGCAAATGGCGGTATTTTTAAGCGGTGATGTTCACATGGGCGCAGCTTTTAAGCTATCTCATGAACAATTTCCGGCTGCCAGAGTGTTTCAGCTTACCTCCAGTGGCATCGCCTATGCAGGTTTAGGCAAATTTGGTTTAAAAGTTTTAGAAAACCTGGTTAAAGATCAAGGTTGCCTTGGGGATAATAAAGACAATGTTCCCTATAAATTTCAGAATTTATATTTATGCCTAAGGAATAATTTCAGCATTATTCGCGTCAAACAAATGGCCGACGGTGAACTATCTGTTATCTACGATTTGTTTAGTAGTGATAAAGATAATGCAAAGATCGAAAACAAACGGATTGAGTTAATCTAA